Proteins from one Telopea speciosissima isolate NSW1024214 ecotype Mountain lineage chromosome 1, Tspe_v1, whole genome shotgun sequence genomic window:
- the LOC122654307 gene encoding very-long-chain aldehyde decarbonylase GL1-5-like, with translation MWIEKETGGDDQVILSGILTYVVVMYLPGSARMPLWKWNGLVLTILLHMGPVEFLYYWFYRALHHHFLYSRYHSHHHSSIVTEPITAVIHPFAEELVYFLLFVIPMLSILFTGTASVGVMVGYVTYIDFMNYMGHCNFELVPKWVFNIFPFLKYLMYTPSFHSLHHTQFRTNYSLFMPLYDYIYGTMDKSTDKLYEDSLKGRKETPDVVHLIHPTTLQSFYHLPPAIASLASEPYSSRWYLSMLWPIPYGFMLFTSIIGSTITVERNIFHKLKLQTWAIPRFSFHYSSSSQKDTINNLIERAIFEAENEGVKVLSLGLLNQGEQFNGNGDVYLQKHPNLKIRIVDGSSLAVAVVLHCIPKGTKQVLLRGNISKVVCAIAKNLCQRGIQIGVVFKDNYDKLKLGIPTELWINLVISTSYTQKVWLVGDGELSEKEQRRAPEGTHFIPCSQFPPKKVVRNKVCIYYNTPAMVIPKAPQNVYSCENWLPRRVMSTWRVAGIVHALEGWDVHECGDIMLDIEKVWLASC, from the exons ATGTGGATAGAGAAAGAAACTGGTGG GGATGACCAAGTCATTCTGAGTGGCATTCTAACCTACGTTGTAGTTATGTATCTTCCCGGAAGTGCTAGAATGCCATTGTGGAAGTGGAATGGTCTTGTTCTTACCATTCTTCTCCACATGGGTCCAGTGGAATTCCTGTATTATTGGTTTTACAGAGCTTTGCACCATCATTTCCTTTATTCTCGTTACCATTCACACCATCATTCATCTATTGTTACTGAGCCCATCACAG CTGTTATTCATCCATTTGCAGAGGAACTGGTTTATTTTCTACTGTTTGTAATCCCGATGTTGAGTATTTTATTCACTGGAACTGCCTCTGTGGGAGTGATGGTAGGGTATGTAACTTACATAGATTTTATGAACTACATGGGTCATTGCAACTTTGAGCTGGTTCCAAAGTGGGTGTTcaacatctttccttttctcaagTACCTTATGTATACTCCATC GTTTCATTCTCTTCATCATACGCAATTTCGCACCAACTACTCCCTCTTCATGCCTCTCTATGATTACATATATGGAACCATGGACAAGTCAACAGACAAATTGTATGAAGATTCACTCAAGGGAAGGAAAGAGACACCAGATGTGGTACACCTGATTCACCCAACAACACTTCAGTCCTTCTATCATCTACCACCGGCCATCGCCTCGCTCGCATCTGAGCCTTACAGCTCCAGATGGTACTTATCGATGTTATGGCCGATTCCATATGGGTTCATGTTGTTCACATCCATAATTGGTTCTACCATTACAGTGGAGAGGAACATATTTCATAAACTCAAGCTGCAAACATGGGCAATCCCAAGATTTAGTTTCCAT TACTCTTCATCGAGCCAAAAGGATACGATCAACAATTTGATTGAAAGAGCTATTTTTGAGGCCGAGAATGAAGGTGTTAAAGTGTTGAGTTTAGGTCTTCTAAATCAG GGAGAGCAATTTAATGGAAATGGTGACGTTTATCTTCAAAAGCACCCAAATCTTAAGATCAGAATCGTAGATGGAAGCAGCTTAGCTGTTGCCGTGGTGCTTCATTGCATTCCCAAAGGAACAAAACAAGTGCTTCTGAGAGGAAACATCTCTAAGGTTGTTTGTGCTATTGCCAAGAATTTATGTCAAAGAGGAATCCAG ATAGGTGTGGTGTTCAAGGATAATTATGATAAGCTTAAGTTAGGAATCCCTACAGAGTTGTGGATTAACTTGGTCATCTCTACCAGTTACACCCAGAAG GTGTGGTTGGTCGGAGATGGAGAGTTGAGTgagaaagaacaaagaagagcACCGGAAGGGACACATTTCATTCCATGCTCACAGTTTCCACCAAAGAAGGTGGTGCGCAATAAGGTTTGTATTTACTACAATACCCCAGCCATGGTCATCCCCAAGGCTCCCCAAAATGTATACTCTTGtgag AATTGGCTGCCGAGGCGAGTGATGAGTACGTGGCGTGTAGCTGGAATTGTGCACGCACTGGAAGGCTGGGATGTACACGAGTGTGGGGACATAATGCTCGACATTGAGAAAGTCTGGCTTGCTAGTTGCTAG